The bacterium genome segment AGTTTTATTCGGATAAAGATTGTATATATGCTTCCGGATGGTTTAAGATGGGAGATCGAATACCGCTTGCCTCGAAAAGTGACCACCGTAAAATTTTAGTGCCGGTCAGAAAGACTGATGGGCAGTTTACCACCGAAACGGCATGGCTTGCCGAAGATGCCGATATCAGCATCGGATATCTCCCCTATACGCGGCGAAATATTGTGATAACCGCAATGAAGCTTCTCGACACTCCCTATGACTGGTCCGGTGCCTGTTTCGGCAGTCAGCACCATGGAATTCATAGAGGTATTTTTGCCTGTTTCGGGTTCGACCTCCCCCTGGATAATTCTCTTTTCCCTGCTTTCGGGAACAACAGGGATGTTGTATTTCCCGAGTGGGATAAAGAAAAACAGTACACGGCTATACTGAAACATGAGCCGTTTGTCACTGTCATGAGCTGCGGGGTTCAATGCCAGCTCCTGCTGGGTGAATACAACGGTGTACCCATATCATTTGATGCTCATGGTTATGGTTGGGAGGAAAACGGAATATACTATGATGTTAAGCGGTGCTCAATCGGTGATATGAGAATGCCAGTATATTTTCTTAAGAATAAGATTACATTTCTGGAATTAAAATAAACGCTTCTTCAGAAGCGTTGTGATAAACACCATTTACGTAGATATAAACTGTTAAGGGTCGGTACAAAGTGCTGATTTACATGCCCTTGACAACAACAAAACAACACATTGCCTCATGGGGCTCGTGAAAAATATTCTTTTTCACAGCCCCCTTAGAAGGAGAGTATCATGAAACGACGTGAATTTTTAGTGACTGCAGCGTCTACCGCAGCAGCATTATATGGATTTGAAAAAGATGCTGTAGGGAAACCCGTAATGGACTATGAGCCCGATGGGAAACTCGAAAGCACCGGCTTGAGAATCAGGGACGTAGTTGAAATCCTCAAAAAAGGCGAAAAGAATAATACAACCCCGGTTATTCGTGAAGAGATTCTTGAAAATCCCAATGCAGTTTTCATTGTCTATGCAGGTATCAACAATGAAAAAGACGATAATGGGAAATGGAAACATTGCAACGATCAGTTCGAACATCTCGGAAATCGTGTCGGGGAGCTGGTGTTCAGAAAGGGAACCGTCAAAGGCGGTAGAACAATCTTACACACTAACCTTGTAGGGGGAATCAGAGGGGCCAATCCCACTTTTATTAATGGGAATATTGTTCACCCCTATTTCACTGTCGGAATGGCTGATATACTCCATGGCCTCGGCAACACAAACACTGCCACAACCACCCGTGGCGCCCTTTACCACCCGCAGATTGTGGAGTCCGGTCTCGAAGACTTGTTGAATGCCCATAATCTTCCCTTGATCGAGGCACATGTTGCGCACTTCGAGGATTATGACAAGTCCGAACTGATGTGGCATAAAAACCCCGAAGGTGTCATTGCCCGGCGTTTCCCTACGTATAAACCCCTTTTTCAGAAGGGAACGACATTAATTAACATTGCCCATGCCCATACGCACCCGGTCGGTCTTACCACACTCACAATCAAAAACCACATGGGAATGATGCCGAGGGGTTACGGACATATATGCGATGCATGGGTCAGCCTCGATTTAACCCGTAAGACTTTCATGGATGATTTTAACCGCGATTACAGAATTCCTGTTGAAAAATCATATGTAAAGCATGCTGAAATGGGATATAAGTATTGGGATCAGGGAGATTTTTACAAGTCTTACAAATCCCAGGGTGGTTATGATGCTTTTATGAAAGTGTACAAAGTTTACGAAAAGAGCGAGGGCGATGAGAGGAAGAAAGCTTTTGAGCAGCTTCATACTATCGCCAGTCCCCTGACGTTCTGGATCGAACAGTGGGCTCAGCGGATATGCGATTGCCGCCAGGTTCTGCCGGAACCGGATTTAAATATGGTAGAAGGAGTATTCCCGGCGGAATACGGAGGAGGAGAAGCCAGTATTATCCATAGTGATTTTATAACCATAGGCCGGTCTGTGGTGGCAGTGGATGCGATTACCTCCTACATCATGGGCCATGATCCCCGGGAACTTCCTTACCTGAGAATCGCTAAAGAGAGGGGTTTGGGCGAAAATGATATCGAAAAAATCCCCATTTATATCCTGAGTGAAAAAGGTCTGGAAAAAGTTTCCGATTACCGGACATTAAAGCGTACTCCCATTGGTATTTACGCCCTTGACCACGGCCGTGACAGTAAAAGAATAAGAGCACTCGGACCTTGTTTCTATTGATAATAATAGGTGTAAATAAACAATCAGTTTTTGTCCGCATGAACATATCAATCGAAGCAGATGTATTAAAAGAAAAGAAGTGTGATTATGGTAAAACGTCGCGATTTCATAAAAACGGGCATGGCTGCGCTCCCGGGGCTGGCGGTATTAGCCGGAAGTGTTCATGCTGCCCCCAAAAGCATCGAAAGCCCGGGAGGGAGGGCTGATCCCGGAATAAACCTCGTGAAGGACGGTATATCCTACGCCGAAAAACACAAAAAAGGTAACATACCTCCCGTTCTAAGGGAGGAAATTCTGGACAATCCCCGTGCGGTGTTCCTTATCCGCACGAATATCGATTTACAGCGTGAACAGGACGGAAAGTTTCCTGCGGCAAAGGAAAAATTCCAGCTCGCCGGTTATGATACGGCGCTCAGGATGTTCCGTAAAGGTACGATAAAAGGCGGAACCACCTATATAAAACCCAATTTTGTCGGCGGTTTCAACGACGATGAACGGAGCCTGAACTGCGGGCATTCGACGCATCCGTCGTTTGTCGTCGGATTCTGTGACGGTTTGAAGGGATTGGGAAATACCAATATCATAGTCGGCTCGAACGGCGCGGCGAGCCACGAACAATTCGTGCAGTCCGGTATCAGTGAAATGATGCGCGACCACGGAGTTTGTTTCACCGAAGGCGGCCGTGCTCTTTATAAATGGGGAGATTACAAAAAATCGGATATTACCTGGATAGACTACCCGGAAGGGGTCGTGATGAAGAAAATTCCTTTTTTCAAGCTTGTCCAGGAAAAAGATACGACCCTTATCGACATGGCAAAAACACGCAATAATCTTGTATGTTTTACCACTCTCACGATTAAAAACTTTCAGGGTACCATGCCCGTAGGTTATATGCATATCTGCAATCCGTGGCATCCTGGAGCCGGCCATGGTAATAATAACACATGGTCGATAAAGAATGCAATGAGCCTTCAGCCGTCAGTACAGGTATTCAATCCGGATTATCAAAAGGAAATCGAGCGTCTATACGTCAAACATGCCCAGATGGGTTACAAGTACTGGGATATCGGCGGGCAGGCTAAAGCGTACTTTGACGCCGGCGGATGGGAAGCATACAAGAATAACACGTTCAAACCCGATATGACATTGTTCTGGGAGGAGCAGTGGAGCCAGAGAATTCTGGATGTTGTTTCGAATGTCAAGCCGTACGTTGTAATGGTCGAAGGTATAACGGGCGCTGATGGCGCCGGGGCGCTTCACCTGAATAATTTCATTACCATTTCGTGCTCCATGGTTGAGTGCGATGCTGTAACCGCATGGCTCATGGGACAAGACCCTCGAGAGCTGCCCTATCTGAGGAACGCCAATGAGCGGGGACTTGGAAACAACAATATTGAAACCATTACCATTTATGAAATCACGAAAGATGGCATAGAACGGATAAACGATTACCGGACGCTGCCTCGTGGTCATATGGGAGCCGATATCTATGGTCTTACCAGAAAAGATCTGCGGTTCTTTTAACACGTATGCCCGGGACGTCCGTTGTAAATGAGGGACTAATTATCGATTGATTCACTATTGCGGGAGAAACGACATGATACGGAATACGGGTATTATATTTACCGGTGTTTTTTCGTTTTTTATCCTGATGGCGGGGTGCGGGAGCAATGATCAGCATATCAGGGCACTTGCACGTGAAGAAGCCCAAAAGATGTTTGATGAATACAAACAATCGTATAAACCCGAAAAATTCGAATTCGGCGTATTCTGGGAAAAGGATTATTCATTTTCACAGGCTACGAGAGTGGGTAATATGATCTTTCTGGCGGGACAGCTTCCGCACGATACTGAAGTCGACAAGGACGGAGTACCGCTGAGAGACTTCCAGACCGGCCGGAGTTTCGAGGTCCAGCTGCGTCAAACGCTCGAGAATATGAAAAAAGTACTCGCCAGTCATGGGGCTACCATGGATGATGTCGTTTTTTTACAGCATTTTGTCGATACGCAAGCGGGTAATAATAAAGCCGGGGATTATTTGCCTGTTTTATCTAAACTTATAAAAGAATATTTTCCAAAGGGGCTGCAGGGTATGACCTGTGTCGAGGTTGACAACCTCTATGGAGAAGAACAATTGATCGAGTCAAATGCGATAGCGGTTGTCCGTTGATTGTCAGACATGGAATAAAGATAGAACGCAACGGACACAAGCAACCCTGAACCATGCATCCTTTACCGAGGTCGAGGAAATGAAAAAGTACTGTTTGGCAGCCATACTCTGGTGTTTTTTTCTGCCGGGACTGTTACAGGCGGAGTTACCCGAATATACCGTCATGCGATCTACCGAAAAAATCGTCATCGACGGGATTCTCGATGAACAGGACTGGGCTGCGGCGCCCCCGGTCGGAGAATTCTCATTTCCCTGGTGGACTGAAGGGGAAAAGGAACAGACCGAAGTAAAGATGCTCTGGGATGATGTGTTTTTGTATGTCGCTTTCCGCTGTGATGACAAGCATATATACGCGGACCATTATGACACGAACGCGAAAACCTATATGGACGACTGTGTGGAGATATTCTGGAATCCTGATCCCGAAGGGACGAAGAAGTACAACATGTTTGAGATG includes the following:
- a CDS encoding RidA family protein, which produces MIRNTGIIFTGVFSFFILMAGCGSNDQHIRALAREEAQKMFDEYKQSYKPEKFEFGVFWEKDYSFSQATRVGNMIFLAGQLPHDTEVDKDGVPLRDFQTGRSFEVQLRQTLENMKKVLASHGATMDDVVFLQHFVDTQAGNNKAGDYLPVLSKLIKEYFPKGLQGMTCVEVDNLYGEEQLIESNAIAVVR
- a CDS encoding carbohydrate-binding family 9-like protein, translating into MKKYCLAAILWCFFLPGLLQAELPEYTVMRSTEKIVIDGILDEQDWAAAPPVGEFSFPWWTEGEKEQTEVKMLWDDVFLYVAFRCDDKHIYADHYDTNAKTYMDDCVEIFWNPDPEGTKKYNMFEMNCLGNLLSVYTGSGKSIYVRDSRIMVPHIAQSIQGTVNNDADADTTWVLEIAIRFSDYPELSKKPAPAAGDMWRVGLNRCGGKTNEQYSQWSPEVGEKPSFHKPDYFGKIFFGSKPVR
- a CDS encoding DUF362 domain-containing protein, which produces MKRREFLVTAASTAAALYGFEKDAVGKPVMDYEPDGKLESTGLRIRDVVEILKKGEKNNTTPVIREEILENPNAVFIVYAGINNEKDDNGKWKHCNDQFEHLGNRVGELVFRKGTVKGGRTILHTNLVGGIRGANPTFINGNIVHPYFTVGMADILHGLGNTNTATTTRGALYHPQIVESGLEDLLNAHNLPLIEAHVAHFEDYDKSELMWHKNPEGVIARRFPTYKPLFQKGTTLINIAHAHTHPVGLTTLTIKNHMGMMPRGYGHICDAWVSLDLTRKTFMDDFNRDYRIPVEKSYVKHAEMGYKYWDQGDFYKSYKSQGGYDAFMKVYKVYEKSEGDERKKAFEQLHTIASPLTFWIEQWAQRICDCRQVLPEPDLNMVEGVFPAEYGGGEASIIHSDFITIGRSVVAVDAITSYIMGHDPRELPYLRIAKERGLGENDIEKIPIYILSEKGLEKVSDYRTLKRTPIGIYALDHGRDSKRIRALGPCFY
- a CDS encoding DUF362 domain-containing protein; this translates as MVKRRDFIKTGMAALPGLAVLAGSVHAAPKSIESPGGRADPGINLVKDGISYAEKHKKGNIPPVLREEILDNPRAVFLIRTNIDLQREQDGKFPAAKEKFQLAGYDTALRMFRKGTIKGGTTYIKPNFVGGFNDDERSLNCGHSTHPSFVVGFCDGLKGLGNTNIIVGSNGAASHEQFVQSGISEMMRDHGVCFTEGGRALYKWGDYKKSDITWIDYPEGVVMKKIPFFKLVQEKDTTLIDMAKTRNNLVCFTTLTIKNFQGTMPVGYMHICNPWHPGAGHGNNNTWSIKNAMSLQPSVQVFNPDYQKEIERLYVKHAQMGYKYWDIGGQAKAYFDAGGWEAYKNNTFKPDMTLFWEEQWSQRILDVVSNVKPYVVMVEGITGADGAGALHLNNFITISCSMVECDAVTAWLMGQDPRELPYLRNANERGLGNNNIETITIYEITKDGIERINDYRTLPRGHMGADIYGLTRKDLRFF